The Pseudomonadota bacterium genome includes a region encoding these proteins:
- the cysN gene encoding sulfate adenylyltransferase subunit CysN has translation MDIKRVLAEDASKDLLRFITCGSVDDGKSTLIGRLLFDSKQVYEDQLAAVRQDSRKWGTTGDEADLALLVDGLQSEREQGITIDVAYRYFATARRKFIIADTPGHEQYTRNMATGASTAQLAVILVDGRKGIQTQTRRHAFIVSLLGIRQVIVAVNKMDLIEYDPSRFESICTEFHAFAGKLDFERVQCLPVAALSGANVSERSDVLQWFDGPTLLEALENAPLDENRQRGDLRFPVQYVNRHSAEFRGFSGTVAGGQVAVGDPVMVMPSGRRSTVARIVTFDGDLESASADQAVTLTLSDEIDVSRGDQLVHPGHRPRVGDALDARVVWMADTSLMPGRQYDLKMGPKTTSAIPELVHYRVDVNTLTHEHADQLGLNDIGLVRWRLNAPVPFDSYQRNPVTGAFIIIDRITNLTVGAGMIVRPVTDTLADKSSNVVWHEHRITKVQRAGQKAQRPVVLWLTGLSGAGKSSLANALEQALFQRGHHSYLLDGDNVRHGLNRDLGFSDQDRVENIRRIGEVACLMADAGLVVLTAFISPFRSDRAMVRELMEPGEFIEVYVKASLETCEKRDPKGLYAKARAGTIRHFTGIDSPYEPPQRPEMVIDTETLSVEESVDRILDYLKEKGILH, from the coding sequence ATGGATATCAAGCGTGTGCTGGCCGAGGATGCCAGCAAGGACCTGCTGCGTTTCATTACCTGCGGATCGGTTGATGACGGCAAGTCGACCCTGATCGGCCGACTGCTATTCGATTCCAAGCAGGTCTATGAAGACCAGCTGGCGGCCGTCCGACAGGACTCGAGAAAGTGGGGTACAACGGGTGACGAGGCGGATCTTGCCCTGCTGGTCGACGGCCTGCAGTCCGAGCGTGAACAGGGCATCACCATTGACGTGGCCTATCGCTACTTTGCCACCGCCCGCCGCAAGTTCATTATTGCCGATACGCCGGGTCATGAGCAATACACGCGCAATATGGCAACCGGAGCATCGACGGCCCAGCTGGCGGTGATCCTGGTCGACGGGCGCAAGGGCATTCAGACCCAGACGAGACGGCATGCGTTCATCGTTTCGCTGCTGGGTATCCGCCAGGTGATCGTGGCAGTCAATAAAATGGATCTGATCGAATATGACCCAAGCCGTTTCGAAAGCATCTGCACGGAATTCCATGCGTTTGCCGGCAAGCTCGACTTCGAGCGTGTCCAGTGCCTGCCGGTTGCCGCGCTGAGTGGTGCCAACGTCAGCGAGCGGTCGGACGTGCTGCAGTGGTTCGATGGTCCGACGCTGCTTGAGGCCCTGGAGAATGCGCCGCTCGACGAGAACAGGCAGCGTGGCGATTTGCGCTTTCCCGTGCAGTACGTCAATCGGCACAGCGCCGAATTCCGGGGGTTTTCCGGTACGGTTGCCGGTGGCCAGGTTGCGGTGGGCGATCCCGTGATGGTGATGCCATCGGGCCGGCGGTCGACGGTGGCGCGCATCGTGACCTTCGACGGCGATCTCGAAAGTGCCAGTGCCGATCAGGCGGTGACGCTGACGCTGAGCGATGAAATCGATGTCAGCCGCGGCGACCAGCTGGTTCACCCCGGCCACAGACCACGAGTCGGCGATGCGCTGGATGCCCGCGTTGTGTGGATGGCCGATACTTCGTTGATGCCCGGTCGCCAGTATGATCTCAAGATGGGCCCGAAAACGACATCGGCCATTCCGGAGCTGGTCCATTATCGTGTCGACGTCAACACGCTGACTCACGAGCACGCAGACCAGCTGGGGCTCAATGACATCGGCCTGGTGCGATGGCGGCTGAACGCGCCCGTTCCGTTCGACAGCTATCAGCGCAACCCGGTGACCGGTGCCTTCATCATAATCGACCGGATCACGAACCTGACCGTTGGTGCCGGCATGATCGTGCGGCCGGTAACGGACACCCTGGCCGACAAGTCCAGCAACGTGGTCTGGCACGAACACCGTATTACCAAGGTTCAGCGTGCCGGGCAGAAGGCACAAAGGCCGGTGGTATTGTGGCTGACCGGGCTGTCGGGCGCAGGCAAATCATCGCTGGCCAACGCGCTTGAGCAGGCGTTGTTTCAGCGCGGTCATCACAGCTACCTGCTCGACGGTGACAATGTCCGTCATGGTCTCAATCGGGATCTGGGCTTCAGTGATCAGGACCGGGTCGAGAACATCCGGCGCATCGGCGAGGTTGCCTGCCTGATGGCCGATGCCGGGCTGGTCGTGCTGACGGCGTTCATTTCTCCATTCCGCTCGGATCGCGCCATGGTGCGCGAGCTGATGGAGCCGGGGGAGTTCATCGAAGTGTATGTCAAGGCCAGCCTGGAGACCTGTGAGAAGCGCGATCCCAAGGGCCTCTACGCCAAGGCCCGGGCTGGAACCATCAGGCATTTCACCGGGATCGACTCACCCTACGAACCACCGCAGCGGCCGGAAATGGTGATTGATACCGAGACTCTGTCGGTCGAGGAGTCCGTTGACCGGATTCTCGATTACCTGAAAGAAAAAGGTATACTGCATTGA
- a CDS encoding glycosyltransferase family 2 protein, with the protein MNEGNPADLPAVSVITPAHNAAGVIERCIRAVSRQTLPVLEHVVIDDGSTDATATIAADLALRMKHLRIVSRQRSGAAQARNHGIRLARGRYIAFLDSDDEWLPGKLAAQLAFMQQHQVAFSYGDYQRLDSATGKPLGTVQCPASLLYRDFLHGCPIGCLTVAYDRETLGRVLMPEVGRGHDWGLWLRLTRDGTRACKYPGTHAVYHVRRGSLSGRKLRKTIDIYRIYRRQEKIGVVRSAYLLIRHIVNSFR; encoded by the coding sequence ATGAATGAGGGGAACCCGGCCGATTTGCCTGCCGTGTCGGTGATTACGCCGGCGCATAATGCGGCCGGGGTCATCGAGCGGTGCATACGCGCGGTGAGTAGGCAGACACTGCCGGTGCTGGAACACGTCGTCATCGATGACGGTTCGACGGATGCCACCGCAACAATCGCTGCCGATCTGGCCCTGCGCATGAAACACCTGCGAATCGTCTCTCGGCAGCGATCCGGTGCAGCGCAGGCCCGCAACCACGGCATTCGGCTGGCGCGGGGGCGCTATATTGCTTTCCTGGACAGCGACGATGAGTGGTTGCCCGGCAAGCTCGCCGCTCAGCTGGCCTTCATGCAGCAGCACCAGGTGGCGTTTTCCTACGGCGACTACCAGCGACTGGATTCGGCCACCGGCAAACCGCTGGGGACGGTACAATGTCCGGCGTCGCTGTTGTACAGGGATTTCCTTCACGGTTGCCCGATCGGTTGTCTCACGGTCGCCTATGATCGTGAGACCCTGGGGCGCGTGCTGATGCCCGAAGTCGGTCGTGGACATGACTGGGGGCTGTGGCTGCGCCTGACCCGGGACGGTACCCGCGCCTGCAAGTACCCGGGCACACATGCCGTGTATCACGTGCGGCGTGGATCCTTGTCTGGCCGCAAGTTGCGCAAGACGATTGATATCTACCGGATCTACCGCCGTCAGGAGAAGATTGGCGTTGTCCGGAGCGCGTATTTATTGATTCGACACATTGTCAATTCATTCCGGTAA
- the cysD gene encoding sulfate adenylyltransferase subunit CysD, with amino-acid sequence MASSASGHLRRLEAESIHIIREVVAEFSRPVMLYSIGKDSSVMLHLARKAFFPAPPPFPLLHVDTTWKFRAMYEFRDRVAREAGMELLVHINQAGVEQGVGPFTHGSKVHTDVMKTQALKQALDRHGFDAAFGGARRDEERSRAKERVFSFRDRNHRWDPKNQRPELWSIYNGRVHSGESIRVFPLSNWTELDIWQYIHAESIPMVPLYFAAQRPVIERDGQLIMVDDDRMPLKPGEQPELRSVRFRTLGCWPLTGAVESTATTLLEVIQETISVRHSERQGRAIDQDAGASMEQKKIDGYF; translated from the coding sequence ATGGCTTCATCTGCATCTGGTCATTTACGCCGACTCGAGGCCGAGTCGATCCACATCATCCGCGAGGTGGTTGCCGAGTTTTCGCGGCCGGTCATGCTCTATTCGATTGGCAAGGATTCTTCAGTGATGCTGCATCTGGCGCGCAAGGCGTTCTTCCCCGCGCCACCGCCGTTTCCGCTGCTGCACGTCGATACCACCTGGAAGTTCAGGGCGATGTACGAGTTTCGTGATCGCGTTGCCAGAGAGGCCGGAATGGAGCTGCTGGTTCACATCAACCAGGCCGGCGTCGAACAGGGGGTCGGGCCGTTTACGCATGGCTCAAAAGTGCACACAGATGTAATGAAAACCCAGGCGCTCAAACAGGCGCTGGACCGGCACGGGTTTGATGCCGCATTTGGTGGTGCGCGTCGTGACGAGGAGCGTTCACGCGCCAAGGAGCGGGTGTTTTCGTTTCGTGACCGGAATCATCGCTGGGATCCGAAGAATCAGCGGCCCGAGTTGTGGAGCATTTACAACGGTCGGGTTCATTCCGGCGAGTCGATTCGCGTCTTCCCGCTGTCAAACTGGACCGAACTGGATATCTGGCAGTACATTCACGCCGAGTCCATCCCGATGGTTCCACTGTATTTTGCGGCGCAACGGCCGGTCATCGAGCGCGATGGCCAGTTGATCATGGTGGATGATGATCGCATGCCGCTGAAGCCGGGCGAACAGCCCGAACTGCGCAGCGTCCGCTTTCGCACCCTGGGCTGCTGGCCGCTGACCGGAGCGGTGGAGTCGACGGCCACCACGCTGCTGGAAGTAATCCAGGAAACGATTTCGGTCAGGCACTCAGAGCGCCAGGGGCGGGCGATTGACCAGGATGCCGGAGCGTCAATGGAACAGAAGAAGATCGACGGATATTTCTGA
- a CDS encoding class I SAM-dependent methyltransferase yields the protein MMAVIDHSRTYTRRSLRNIPHRRRLRDIRRCLIANGLPARGVDKYVDFGCSTGFLTRYVHQLVAPRRTFGLDRNAASLARACEQGSGFEYHCFDLNLRGALPEGCRGAGLVTCFETLEHVGHLENAIDTIHDCLAIDGVGLLTVPIECGWRGAAKYLVKRVVFGDSLDELSSDPDTQSAYRNSVLLGRRLGHFRRKKNSWSTHFGFDYRDLEDLLLQRRIPFHAYSALTTRFIVLTG from the coding sequence ATGATGGCAGTGATCGACCATTCCAGGACCTACACCAGGCGATCACTGCGCAATATTCCGCATCGCCGGCGTTTGCGAGACATTCGCAGGTGTCTGATCGCGAATGGTTTGCCTGCCCGGGGGGTCGACAAGTACGTTGATTTTGGCTGCAGCACCGGTTTCTTGACGCGTTACGTGCACCAGCTGGTAGCCCCCCGCCGCACCTTCGGCCTGGATCGCAACGCGGCCAGTCTGGCCCGCGCGTGCGAGCAGGGGTCGGGTTTCGAGTATCACTGCTTCGATCTGAACCTGCGCGGGGCATTGCCAGAGGGTTGCCGCGGCGCCGGTCTGGTGACCTGTTTCGAAACGCTGGAGCACGTCGGCCACCTTGAAAACGCGATCGACACGATTCATGACTGCCTTGCCATCGATGGCGTCGGTCTGCTGACCGTGCCCATCGAGTGCGGATGGCGTGGCGCCGCGAAATATCTCGTCAAGCGGGTCGTTTTTGGAGATTCCCTCGACGAGCTCAGCAGCGATCCGGACACTCAGAGCGCATACCGCAACAGCGTCTTGCTGGGGCGGCGCCTGGGTCACTTTCGCAGAAAGAAAAACAGCTGGAGCACGCACTTCGGCTTTGATTATCGGGATCTCGAGGACCTGCTGCTGCAGCGCCGCATACCGTTTCATGCCTACAGTGCGCTGACCACGCGATTTATTGTATTGACCGGGTAG
- a CDS encoding undecaprenyl/decaprenyl-phosphate alpha-N-acetylglucosaminyl 1-phosphate transferase: MGALSYNTIAAMTAGFLLVLVAVPLLRAPAHHIDLVDRAGGRKNHACDVPLIGGLAMFAAIGIAMMLIDAPLRPFASLVAGMGILLAIGVIDDLIDMTAGAKLFAQIVVAVLMVSWGEVQVHSLGNLFGVHPIMLGEWAIPFTVLATLLLINGINMADGTDGLAGGMTAVALVMLLVAAVMGGAHRSFVAVNAVMLAAVIGFLCYNIRVPGRRYATVFMGDSGSMMLGFALAWMAVYLSQVESVDIYPVAIAWILVLPVLDVVSLYFRRLMKGRSPFAADREHLHHVLLRSGFSVTKTVWGLLGVMALFGALGLVGWRQQWPEYWLFAGLIPVFGAHYLCSVRAWRIMRYLQRQ; this comes from the coding sequence ATGGGCGCTTTGAGCTACAACACGATTGCAGCCATGACGGCGGGGTTCCTGCTGGTACTGGTTGCCGTTCCGCTGCTGCGCGCGCCAGCCCACCATATCGATCTGGTCGATCGGGCCGGTGGGCGCAAGAATCATGCCTGTGATGTCCCGCTGATTGGCGGTCTGGCCATGTTCGCAGCCATTGGCATTGCCATGATGCTGATCGATGCGCCATTGCGGCCATTCGCCAGCCTTGTGGCTGGCATGGGCATCCTGCTGGCCATAGGCGTGATCGACGATCTGATCGACATGACTGCCGGAGCCAAACTGTTCGCGCAGATCGTGGTGGCCGTGCTGATGGTCTCCTGGGGCGAGGTGCAGGTTCACTCCCTCGGAAATCTGTTTGGGGTCCATCCGATCATGCTCGGTGAATGGGCCATTCCGTTCACCGTTCTGGCGACTCTGCTGCTGATCAACGGCATCAATATGGCCGACGGGACCGATGGACTGGCCGGCGGTATGACTGCCGTTGCCCTGGTCATGCTGCTGGTCGCGGCAGTGATGGGTGGTGCCCATCGCTCATTTGTTGCTGTCAATGCCGTCATGCTGGCGGCGGTGATTGGATTCCTGTGCTACAACATCCGGGTGCCGGGGCGTCGCTATGCGACTGTATTCATGGGCGACTCGGGAAGCATGATGCTCGGTTTCGCGCTCGCCTGGATGGCGGTGTACCTGAGCCAGGTCGAATCGGTGGACATATACCCGGTCGCGATTGCCTGGATCCTGGTCCTGCCAGTTCTCGATGTCGTCTCGCTGTACTTCCGCCGTTTAATGAAAGGCCGCAGTCCGTTTGCCGCCGATCGGGAGCACCTTCACCATGTGCTGCTGCGATCGGGCTTCTCGGTCACCAAGACGGTCTGGGGGCTGCTTGGGGTCATGGCCCTGTTCGGTGCCTTGGGTCTGGTCGGCTGGCGCCAGCAATGGCCCGAATACTGGCTGTTTGCCGGGCTGATTCCTGTGTTCGGCGCCCACTATCTGTGTTCCGTACGGGCATGGCGCATCATGCGGTATCTGCAGCGCCAATAG
- a CDS encoding acyl-CoA dehydrogenase, whose amino-acid sequence MDFKLTDEQQMIQAAARDFARTEIAPIAAELDASGEFPLDTITRMGELGLMGIEVPEAYGGAGLDTIGYVLAMIEISAADAAHGTIMSVNNSLFCNGILKHGSEQQKQKYVRAIASGEAIGAYALTEPQSGSDAANMKSRAVLSEDGSHYLINARKSWITSGPVARYLVLFAMTDPEAGSRGVTAFLIDTEQEGFHRGKTEPKLGIRASATCEVELTDYRCPIGDRLGEEGDGFKIAMGVLDAGRIGIAAQAVGIAEAAFEASVEYARERKAFGQEIGTFQMIQAKIADMKTRLDAARLLTLRAAWVKMQAQQTGARFTSEGSMAKLFASESAMWIAHQAVQIHGGMGYSKEMPVERYFRDAKITEIYEGTSEIQRLVIARSETGLR is encoded by the coding sequence ATGGACTTCAAGCTGACTGACGAGCAGCAGATGATTCAGGCTGCCGCGCGCGATTTCGCGCGTACCGAGATTGCCCCGATTGCCGCCGAGCTCGACGCCAGTGGCGAGTTTCCCCTGGACACGATCACGCGCATGGGAGAGCTGGGGCTGATGGGTATCGAGGTGCCCGAAGCCTACGGTGGGGCCGGCCTGGATACCATTGGATACGTTCTGGCGATGATCGAGATTTCGGCTGCGGATGCCGCGCATGGCACGATCATGTCGGTGAATAACTCGCTGTTTTGTAACGGCATTCTGAAACATGGCAGCGAGCAGCAAAAACAGAAGTACGTGCGGGCCATTGCCTCGGGCGAAGCAATCGGCGCCTATGCCCTGACCGAGCCGCAGTCGGGCTCCGATGCGGCCAACATGAAGTCCCGGGCTGTCCTGAGCGAGGATGGCAGCCACTACCTGATCAACGCGCGCAAGTCATGGATCACATCCGGGCCGGTGGCGCGTTACCTGGTGTTGTTTGCAATGACCGATCCGGAGGCCGGATCGCGCGGCGTGACGGCATTTCTGATCGATACGGAGCAAGAGGGATTCCACCGGGGCAAGACCGAGCCGAAGCTGGGCATTCGTGCATCCGCGACCTGCGAGGTGGAGCTGACTGATTACCGTTGTCCGATCGGGGATCGCCTGGGCGAAGAGGGGGACGGGTTCAAGATTGCCATGGGTGTGCTCGACGCCGGTCGGATCGGTATCGCCGCGCAGGCGGTGGGTATTGCCGAGGCGGCGTTCGAGGCCAGCGTCGAGTATGCGCGCGAACGCAAGGCGTTCGGCCAGGAAATCGGCACCTTCCAGATGATTCAGGCCAAGATTGCCGACATGAAGACCCGGCTGGACGCCGCGCGTCTGCTGACGCTCAGAGCGGCCTGGGTGAAGATGCAGGCGCAGCAGACGGGGGCCCGGTTTACCAGCGAAGGCTCGATGGCCAAGCTGTTCGCTTCGGAATCGGCGATGTGGATTGCCCACCAGGCGGTCCAGATTCACGGTGGCATGGGCTACAGCAAAGAGATGCCGGTCGAGCGTTACTTCCGGGACGCCAAGATCACGGAAATTTACGAGGGCACGAGCGAAATCCAGCGCCTGGTCATTGCCCGATCGGAAACGGGTTTGCGCTGA